In Rhizorhabdus phycosphaerae, the genomic stretch CCGCCGGTTACGAACGCAGGGGTTCGAAAAGCCAGCTGTTCCTCGCGAACCGAACTTCCGTGAAAGTCCGTTTCGGCCTGCCGCATCCCGTGGATATCGGACAGGTCGACAGTGGCATGTACGGCCGATTGAGCAACGTGCGGCGATTGATATACGGCCGATTGATATGCGTTCGGGGTCTCATATTTGGCGAGCAGCCGGGCCGCTTCGAAGCGGTTGGCGACACCCAGTATCTGGATCGCCATGCGCAGGCGCTGATCGACCGTATGGGGGGAAATGCCCAGTTCGCGGGCGATGTCCTTGGACGACAGATGCATGAGAACCATGCGCAGGCAGATGCGCTGCGCCTCGGTCAGTTTCTCGATGCGGCCCGATTCCATGGCGCTGATCATATCGCCAATCCCCGTCGCTGTAAAACCCGTCGCAACATCGTCGTGTAACGGTCGCGTTACGCCCCTATGACGGGGTGGCTGAGCCGCCTCGACGACGGCCTTCAACGCCCGTTGAAGTGGCCCGCGCCGCGGGCGTTGATATGCCATTGATATGCGGCAGCTGCCCATTGCGCGGACGGGCGCCGCCTCCTAGCATCGCAAAATGGCATCGGGGGACAGCCAGTCGACGGGGCGAATCGCCATCATAGGCGCCGGCTATGTGGCCGACCTCTACATGGCCTCGCTATGCGCCTTTCCGGAACTGGAGGTCGTCGGTGTGTGGGACAGGGATGCATCGCGTCTCGCTCACTTCGCTGCGCACTGGTCGCTGCCGGCGCTCGCCGGTTTCGAGGCCGTGGTCGAAACCAGACCGGACATCGTGCTCAACCTCACCAATCCCGCCTCCCATGCGGCAGTCAGCCGCGAGGCGCTCGAGGCCGGGTTCCACGTGTGGAGCGAGAAGCCCCTCGCGCTCGACATGGACGAGGCC encodes the following:
- a CDS encoding helix-turn-helix domain-containing protein; amino-acid sequence: MKAVVEAAQPPRHRGVTRPLHDDVATGFTATGIGDMISAMESGRIEKLTEAQRICLRMVLMHLSSKDIARELGISPHTVDQRLRMAIQILGVANRFEAARLLAKYETPNAYQSAVYQSPHVAQSAVHATVDLSDIHGMRQAETDFHGSSVREEQLAFRTPAFVTGGGFVNLPVPTPGRERNDLSIVQRLGWILSIAIASALAFGGLLAGLDALKRLFQA